The genomic interval CGGTGAAACAACTTACGATCGGAAGCCAGACGGTGAAAAGGAAGTTCATCGAATACGAACACTTGAAGCACCTACCACTCGACGACATGAGTTACGAATCGGCGCGCCCGAGCCTACTGATCGGCGCCGACAACTGGCATCTGATTATCTCGAAGGAAATCCTCATCGGCAAACGCTACGAGCCCATCGCATCACGCACCGAGCTGGGATGGACGATACATGGCACGGTGCCGCGGAGCTTGTACCGAGGGGAGGATCAGCTAGTTCTCCACGTACACGCCAAGACGGAAAAAGACGTGAGGAACTTCGCTAATGAAGATGAGGAATTAAACGCGCTCATCAAAACACACTACGACGTCGACGCCCTAGGAATTGCCTTGATAACGAAGCCGAGGAAGGCCGAAGAGAGAGCGATCGACATCTTCAATAAAACCATCGAACGAGTCAACGGAAGATATCAAGTGGGCCTGCCATGGAGAGACGAGCAAGTAGTCATGCCGCCCAGCTATGAAATGGCTTTCAGGAGACTGCGGACTATCGAGAGGAAGATGGATCAGTCCCCCGAATTCCAGGCAGCCTACACAAGCCAGATAGAGAACCTACTCACGAAGGGATACGCCGCAGTAGCTAACGGAGACGAGAGAGACAACGACAAGTCATGGTACCTACCTCACTTCGCCGTGACGAACCCTAACAAGCCAGGGAAGGTACGCCTAGTCTTCGACGCAGCCGCCAAGTCGAGAGGAGAGAGCCTGAACGATCACCTCCTAGATGGACCCGACTTACTGCGAGCCTTACCGGGAATTCTCTATCGCTTCCGGGAGAAAGAGGTCGCCGTCACCGCCGACATACGTGAGATGTTTTTACAAGTAAAGATTCGCCCTGAAGATCGACCGGCTCAAATGTTCCTGTGGAGAGGTAACGAACGAAAGAAGCCACCCACGGAATACGTCATGTCATCGATGATATTCGGCGCTCGGAGCTCACCATTCCTAGCGCACAGTGTGCGCAACCACAACGCACGCGCGCACGCTGAGACACACCCCGTGGCCCTCCGAGCGATAACAGAGAGCCACTACATGGACGACTTCGTGGAGAGCTACGCGACCAAGGAGGAAGCAAGACGAGCAGTACACGAAGTAACCTACGTACACGAGCAAGCCGGGTTCATACTAGCCGGCTGGAACTCGAGTAATGAAGACGTAATACGAGACATACCCCCGGACCGCCGCGCGCAGCTACCTAAGGAAATGGGAACCGCTGGTCATCAAGGCAAGACTCTAGGTCTAATATGGGAGGCCACTAAAGATGAACTAATGTTCAACACCGCGCTGCCTAGGGTACCGGAGGAGGTCAAGACGTCAGCACGCCCGCCGACTAAGCGCGAAGCCCTCAGCGCTGTCATGTCGATCTTCGACCCACTTGGACTGCTAAGCCATCTCACCATAACGGCTAAAATCCTACTGCAAGACTTATGGAGACAACAGAGGATAGGATGGGATGACCAAGTGCCGGAAGAAGCCGCCGAGGACTTCACTAAATGGATACGAGCGGTCGACAGCGTGCGAGAAGTTAAACtgccccgttgctatgcgccaacGAGGGGAGTACTGGAACGTCAGCTACACGTATTTAACGACGCGAGCGACAGAGCGTACGCCACGGTAGCGTACTAGCGAATCAAGTACGAAAACGGAGAGGTCATCATCACGCTCGCCGGCGCAAAGGCTAAGGTAGCACCGGTGAAGGCACAGAGCATACCGCGACTGGAACTGCAAGCCAGCCTCATAGGCGCACGACTCGCCCACAGTATACAAGAAGAACATAGACAGAAGGCTGACAGGATCGTGCTCTGGTCAGACTCGAAGACCGCTCTCCACTGGATTCGCAACGACATCATCAAGTACACGCCGTACGTAGCTCACCGCGTAGGCGAGATCGCTAATCTCACGCACGTCGAACAATGGAGATGGATACCGAGCGAGTTAAATGTAGCCGACGACGCCACACGACCTAACTACGAGGTGCGAGCCGACCAAAGATGGTTCATTGGCCCGGCGTTCCTccgggaagaagaagaaaggtgGCCATCGGAACGCACCGAAGAGGAAAATGAGAACGGACAAGACGAGATAGTCTGCGCCACGGACAACAGCGAGGGGCCGGCCTACCTACCTGACATAAGTCGGTTCTCCTCTTACGAGAGACTCGTCCGTGCGACAGCCTACGTCTTACTAGCCGTCGATAAAATGAAGAAACGAACGCGAACACTGAAACTCGCCCATATCACAAAGGCAGAAGagctatggtataagaaaatgcaAGAGGACTCGTACTCCGACGAAATAgaacgactgaaaaaggactTGAAGCTACGCCCGAACAGCGCGCTGCGTAAGCTCGACCCACGGATAGACGACAGAGGCTTACTTACACTACACGGTCGCGTGGGCGTGGCGAGAATAAGCGAGCAGTCAAAAAGCCCGCTAATAATGGACGGCCGCCACGCTTTCACCCGGCTACTCGTCGCGCACGCACACAAGGCGGCGAACCACGCCAACCGAGAGCAAGTTGTCAACGACCTGAAACAGAAGTTCTATATCACACGTATACGACCTACAGTACGAGCCGTGGAGCATTCATGTCAACTCTGCAAAGTGAAGAAAGCCAGACCGAGACCGCAAGTTCACGGAGACCTGCCCTATGAAAGACTCGCAGCGCACGCGAGGCCATTTAGCTACACGGGCCTCGACTTTTTCGGCCCTATGTACGTGACGGTCGGGCGACATAAGGAAAAGCGCTGGGGCGCCCTGTTTACGTGTCTCACTACGCGAGCGGTCCATATAGAGATCTCACCGTCGCTATCTACGGATTCTGCTATTATGTGCCTACGGCggatggcggcgcggcgggggtggccagtAACAATCTACAGCGATAATGGGACGAACTTTCATGGCGCGGACGAAGAGCTGCGAGCAGCGCATCGAGAGTGGGGTCCACAACTCAAGGACTTCGCTCTACTACAACGAACGAACTGGAAATACATCGCACCCGGGGCACCGAATCAAGGTGGAGCATGGGAGCGGCTAATACGCTCGGTTAAGACAGCGTTAGTCGCCACACTACACGAGCGCTACCCCAGGGACGAAGTACTCGCCACATTACTCACGGAGGCAGAGTACACTGTCAACGCACGCCCTCTCACTCACGTGCCTGTTGAGCCAGGAGACATGGAGGCGCTAACACCGAATCACTTCCTACTGGGGACCTCCGGCGGCCTACCGACTACCGGGCCGTGCAGGGAGGTAGACAGGAGGACCTGGAGAGCCACGCAGGCGCTGGCTGACGTGTTTTGGCGTCGATGGCTAacggagtacctacctacactcatACCACGTGGAGGCACACGGAGCGGGCGCGGAGCGGACCTGAAAGTTGGTGACGTCGTGATTATCACTGATCCAGTACTGCCGAGGAACATCTGGCCACGAGGTGAAGTAATCCGACTGCATCAAGGACCCGACGGACTGACCAGAGTCGCTGACGTACGAACAAGAGGAGGGATATTCCGCCGACCTCTACGACGTCTCGCCGTCCTCCCGGTGAAAGAAGGCTGCGAAGATCTACGCCGAGGGGAGGAtgttacggacagccgagaGGAGGAGGTCGCGGGCTAATTTAATTCacgcacgacccgctaattgcgtcgcgaaac from Pectinophora gossypiella chromosome 22, ilPecGoss1.1, whole genome shotgun sequence carries:
- the LOC126376968 gene encoding uncharacterized protein LOC126376968, giving the protein MPITRSKKTFEARENTFEARENTFEVREKTFEDREKSAPASAAPMVLIERDTAALPRTTTSAMHIDEQPASTSAASANTVVPQRRLVTSTEGGQVQVPPVRASTRSVRSMRSTASTTARIRQAELDAEIQLAEMKQQELRLEAIKVKAKLERSVAMIREESERGSQIDEQEIAAETHTEEQQRVHDWLIEMEYSQPRGEGRRPPQHSMEPVLCARNAHASEREGRWNREARGKETELRPPSPIPNQRTSFHATNKEEDTVDRIAQALEKIVNKRPVPRQAHELPTFSGAATEWLPFKAAMRDSTTMYKYSDYENLARLRNCLRGKAQETVAALLYSATSPDEIMRTLEQCFGRPEMLIERAMEDIKKLPKSGTSAGELNTLAVKLKNIVCVLGGVDERGYLRNPMLTREVIEKLSPHLKSRWYDFAYEHGDPSEAEIATLSRFLEREADRAMRFSYATSPQSLKETFNNQEKKSFSRERPRKDVKVYATTETPTAPTVEREKEAVTKRCLCCGGNHDVPDCKKYKRMTVNERWQWVKEEKICFKCINGKHRRFTCKAKRCGIENCLLPHHSTLHMDTSPAAATQPKSPPVNEENVLSASATTSGPVKVLLKVCPVEIRVPGGPSLKRYALLDEGATITLMDEGLANDLGARGHVSPLHIHGATASQKETQSRVVKIEVRGQHEEQFHDITAHTVKQLTIGSQTVKRKFIEYEHLKHLPLDDMSYESARPSLLIGADNWHLIISKEILIGKRYEPIASRTELGWTIHGTVPRSLYRGEDQLVLHVHAKTEKDVRNFANEDEELNALIKTHYDVDALGIALITKPRKAEERAIDIFNKTIERVNGRYQVGLPWRDEQVVMPPSYEMAFRRLRTIERKMDQSPEFQAAYTSQIENLLTKGYAAVANGDERDNDKSWYLPHFAVTNPNKPGKVRLVFDAAAKSRGESLNDHLLDGPDLLRALPGILYRFREKEVAVTADIREMFLQVKIRPEDRPAQMFLWRGNERKKPPTEYVMSSMIFGARSSPFLAHSVRNHNARAHAETHPVALRAITESHYMDDFVESYATKEEARRAVHEVTYVHEQAGFILAGWNSSNEDVIRDIPPDRRAQLPKEMGTAGHQGKTLGLIWEATKDELMFNTALPRVPEEVKTSARPPTKREALSAVMSIFDPLGLLSHLTITAKILLQDLWRQQRIGWDDQVPEEAAEDFTKWIRAVDSVREVKLPRCYAPTRGVLERQLHVIITLAGAKAKVAPVKAQSIPRLELQASLIGARLAHSIQEEHRQKADRIVLWSDSKTALHWIRNDIIKYTPYVAHRVGEIANLTHVEQWRWIPSELNVADDATRPNYEVRADQRWFIGPAFLREEEERWPSERTEEENENGQDEIVCATDNSEGPAYLPDISRFSSYERLVRATAYVLLAVDKMKKRTRTLKLAHITKAEELWYKKMQEDSYSDEIERLKKDLKLRPNSALRKLDPRIDDRGLLTLHGRVGVARISEQSKSPLIMDGRHAFTRLLVAHAHKAANHANREQVVNDLKQKFYITRIRPTVRAVEHSCQLCKVKKARPRPQVHGDLPYERLAAHARPFSYTGLDFFGPMYVTVGRHKEKRWGALFTCLTTRAVHIEISPSLSTDSAIMCLRRMAARRGWPVTIYSDNGTNFHGADEELRAAHREWGPQLKDFALLQRTNWKYIAPGAPNQGGAWERLIRSVKTALVATLHERYPRDEVLATLLTEAEYTVNARPLTHVPVEPGDMEALTPNHFLLGTSGGLPTTGPCREVDRRTWRATQALADVFWRRWLTEYLPTLIPRGGTRSGRGADLKVGDVVIITDPVLPRNIWPRGEVIRLHQGPDGLTRVADVRTRGGIFRRPLRRLAVLPVKEGCEDLRRGEDVTDSREEEVAG